A stretch of the Lolium perenne isolate Kyuss_39 chromosome 3, Kyuss_2.0, whole genome shotgun sequence genome encodes the following:
- the LOC127341075 gene encoding protein SAR DEFICIENT 1 has protein sequence MAAKRLHDGSENEEDRRDEKRMHRLPSFSTVIKEAVMMKQVHNVFMLLEPLLRRVVQEELQAGLVRSPRYIERSSPETSPPPPSSPRATWRLAFLNPPQLPIFTGSKIEDANGNPLQVILVDADTGSPCQNVPQFLRVEVVPIFGDFPHDGREECGSAAEFARGVVKERAGKRPLLTGEVALTMRDGRATVGELQFTDNSSWLRCRKFRIGARVVPGSGYDGPRVAEAMTEAFNVRDHRGELYRKHYPPALGDDVWRLEKIGKEGAFHKKLTQSGVRTVQEFLQMLVVKPDVLRMIMGDGMTDRMWEATTKHARQCEAGDRVYAYTAGQTGGVGGATVYVNSICQLVKIELAGVECVPQHLNRAQKAYVHQLLLEAFEQRASLQEADILLHASHSSNDLPLLQNAAPAVPPPLPATPLWFQGTPDIDFQIIDDLANQGNFGFKMFDE, from the exons ATGGCGGCGAAGCGGCTCCACGACGGGTCTGAGAACGAGGAAGACCGGCGCGACGAGAAGCGGATGCACCGCCTGCCGTCCTTCTCCAC GGTGATCAAGGAGGCCGTGATGATGAAGCAGGTGCATAATGTGTTCATGCTGCTCGAGCCTCTCCTGCGCCGAGTG GTGCAGGAGGAGCTGCAGGCTGGGCTGGTGCGCAGCCCGCGGTACATCGAGAGGTCGTCACCGGagacctcgccgccgccgccgtcctcgccgCGGGCGACCTGGAGGCTGGCGTTCCTCAACCCACCGCAGCTCCCGATCTTCACCGGCAGCAAGATCGAGGACGCGAACGGCAACCCGCTCCAGGTGATCCTCGTCGACGCCGACACCGGCTCGCCGTGCCAGAACGTCCCGCAGTTCCTGCGCGTCGAGGTCGTGCCGATCTTCGGGGACTTCCCGCACGACGGGCGCGAGGAGTGCGGGTCCGCCGCCGAGTTCGCGCGCGGCGTCGTCAAGGAGCGCGCCGGGAAGCGCCCGCTGCTCACGGGCGAGGTCGCGCTCACCATGCGCGACGGGCGCGCCACGGTCGGCGAGCTCCAGTTCACGGACAACTCCTCCTGGCTGCGCTGCCGCAAGTTCCGCATCGGCGCGCGCGTCGTGCCGGGCAGCGGGTACGACGGGCCCAGGGTCGCCGAGGCCATGACCGAGGCCTTCAACGTCCGCGACCACCGCGGCGAAC TGTACCGGAAGCACTACCCTCCGGCGCTCGGCGACGACGTGTGGCGGCTCGAGAAGATCGGCAAGGAGGGAGCGTTCCACAAGAAGCTGACGCAGAGCGGCGTCCGGACCGTGCAGGAGTTCCTGCAGATGCTAGTAGTGAAGCCCGACGTGCTGCGCATG ATAATGGGCGACGGCATGACTGACAGGATGTGGGAGGCCACGACGAAACACGCCAGGCAATGCGAGGCCGGCGACAGGGTGTACGCGTACACCGCAGGGCAGAccggcggcgtcggcggcgccACCGTGTACGTGAACTCCATCTGCCAGCTCGTCAAGATCGAGCTCGCCGGCGTCGAGTGCGTGCCGCAGCACCTCAACAGGGCGCAGAAGGCGTACGTGCACCAGCTGCTGCTGGAGGCGTTCGAGCAGCGTGCCAGCCTCCAGGAGGCCGACATACTCCTCCATGCCAGCCACAGCAGCAACGACCTCCCACTCCTGCAGA ACGCAGCGCCGGCCGTCCCGCCGCCGCTTCCGGCGACGCCCCTCTGGTTCCAGGGCACCCCGGACATCGACTTCCAGATCATCGACGACCTCGCAAACCAGGGCAACTTCGGTTTCAAGATGTTCGACGAATGA